The segment ataatccagATGCTGATACCGACCTAGGAACTGATAGTAGTGATGATGACAAGAGACACAAGCATAGTAAAGTAaatttgaaaaagaagaaaagaagggagaACTCTGTGAGCAGTGAAGAGGAGGTTAAACATCACAAAAGCCAGAGGCATTCCAGATCACCAAGCTCGTCCAGTGTGGAGGAAGAGCCACGCACCAAAGCCCAAACAAGTCATCAGAGGGGAGAGAGCAGGCCAAGCAGAAGGGGAAGTGAGGAACAGTACAGGGAAAAGGATTATGAGAGAAGTAGGACCCATGAAAAGGATCAccagagggaaagggaagagcGACACAGGCACGGGGATCACACTAATAGAGATCActacaggaggagggaagatcAAGATGATAAACaaagggggaaggaaagaaaagaaaaggagggtcATGGCAGAGAATGGAGGAGGGcaaaggagagagaggagaagggcTCAGAGAAGGAAcgagagaaagaaagaacaagaaatgATAAAGATAATGACAGAGAgaaggagaggggagagaaaTACAGAGAAAGGGAAGATCATgcaaaggagaggagagagaaatatggcagtgaggaaaagaaatacagagagagaagagaaagtaCTCCTACATCTTTAGAAAAAGATGGGGAGAGTGAtctgggaaaagagagaaagggaaaagacagagagGTGGATGAGAAGGGAAGCACCAGCTCTGGAGTGTCTGAGCAGAAACGTAAAGCTGGAGAAgaaggggagaaaggagaaaaggaacaGGCACAGAAAGCACCTGAGGCCCTGAGCAAATTTGCTAAAAGGAGCAACGAGGAGACGGTGATGTCAGCACGGGACCGGTACCTGGCCCGGCAGATGGCCCGGGTCAGCACCAAACCCTACATCGAGAAGGAGGAGGATTGAtggccctgggctgggcacaaACACCTGGGCTGTCAGCCAAGAGGAAAGGCCACTGCTCTGCAGATCCTTGTACAGAAAAGGTTATCCTACctattttttcctggctttcctTTGAGAAATTGAGTGTCCCTGAAGAGAACAACTTTTGGAATGGAGCAGTGGGTCTCTTGACACACACTCTTAGTCTGTCTGTACAGATGAAATGTTCAATGTAGCTGACTGTCCACCCTGCCCTTCAGTACCATGTCCTTGGTACGTGAAGATTTTGGACAGACCTGGGAGTGTTAAACAGTGTAAGGTGAGAATGCAACCCCCTGCTCCTTTCAGTAGCCAAAACAGTGAGCTCTGCTGAAACAAAGGTGTTCTCAGCCCATAGGAGGATGTGTTGCTCACTACTGCTCTCGAAAATGGGAAGCAAACCTGTAAAAGTGTgtggaaaagcaagaaaaccagCCTGAGTAATGATCTAGGAGATTTCTGTATGTAGAGTGGAGTTTTGTAAGATATATGCATATTGAGGTATGAATTTTGTATTATGTGTGGGTTTTGGTCTGGGGACTTGATGTACAGAAACAGTTAATAAAGTGTAAGATACATATTGGATCAAATGGGTGGGTCTTTTTTCATATGTAGGTTATTTTACTGCATCTTTTTTGCATGGAATAAGGTAGATGAGTCTGTTTTCATGTATTACAGTTGTATCAACTTGTTAAGTGATATTTTACATTTGTCGTACAAACCTTTTGTTCAAAGGTTCATATTCAAGAATAAAATTATCTTCCAACTAGGTAAGTAGGATGTCTGACAGTGGGTCATAGCTTTTAGAATACATTTTCAATGCTTTTATAATTGTTTCTTTGACTTTTGTTTTGTTGTAAGTTTATCACTTTTATGCTAGAGTAAGGTGTActtctatattaaaaaaaaaaggttttgaggTTGGTGCTTCCCTAATGATTTGTTCAGCAGACTGAGCAATGAAACAAAGTGTGagtaaaattaaatgcaaatgaTGCCACTTTATAAAGGCTTGGAATCAGTTTTATGTGTCAGCTAATCAAGTAGTTAAGCACATGCTCCAGCATGGAGCAGTTTGGTTTTGCTGTTCTGTGTAAACAACTGTAATGAGCTTTGATTCTTCTGTTGGAATGGAATGAAAGTGTTTAGCAGTGGGCCAGGGTTCAAACACTGAGGGAAATCCTCTGCTTTTTGTCAGAGGCCTTGCTGGCATTGTAAACTGGACTAGATGCTCTGCTGTTACTTAGAATTGAGATTTTTATCTTTGCTCTTCCCAGAAGAGAGAGGCACAAGAGACGTCTGCAGATGGTTTATGAATATTAAATTTATTACAGTAACAGTTTACAGTACAAGGCACATACTGATGACTTACAATCAGCTTGCAACACTTGTAACTAAACAGCTGCATAAATTAGTACAGGTGCATCATGTACAAGTTGGAGGGAATACTTAGTTCTGTACAGCTAAAACTCCAGTTTAATTCTCTTTAAAAGGCAAAGATGGTTCTAATTTACCAGTTTCATGACTTCCTTTTCACTGTTCAGAACAGAGGGTAGGATATCCTTGTGGTAGATGAGTGGAAGATGAGCTGaagagaaggaatttttttgccTCAAAACACTTTGTAACTGCAGTGCAGTTCATTTGGTATCAATATAAATAGTTTTTGTAGAAAACCAGTGTTTAAGGTGTGGCTACTTGGTGAGCTACCTGATAAATATTGTTTGCTTTACATGTTTTCAGATGGGTatgtaaaagggaaaaaaatgaattgtATAAATAAATCAACTTCTCAATATTTCAACCACTCAGCTAAAGAGAAATTCTAAAAAATGAACTTACCATAATCAGATATTTGAACCAGTACACTATGTAACAAAAAagtaatgaagaaaatgaaTAGTAGGGAAAAAGTAATAACTAAACTGCCTTACAAGTTCAGCATTTATAGAATGAAAACATGGATGTATTTTATCTCTGTGTTATTCAGGAAGAGAAAAGCCTTTTTAGTCTACGTTGCTTTTTGTATCTTCAAATAATTCTAAGACTTTTCATCCTCTCTGTGTCTCAGGACTCAGAGCACATTGGTCTCACATTTCAGCTGTTGCAGGGCTTGTGTTACTATCAGGGCTTCCTGGCTGACTTAATTCACGAGAAAATGTGATATTTCTTGGGAAATCTCTCTGAAACCTCTCGGAGAGCCAATGCCTATCCTATGTCAATGTCttaaaaattgcaattttttttttgttagctgAACCCCTgtctgaagaagaaagaaatggggtagggttttctcctttatttcccACACTTTGCTGTTGGATATGTACAAATACCTCATTCATCTTACATTGACATTTCATGTGTGTTTTTTCAGTTAATGAActcagaaaatttaatttttggaaGTAGATTTCAAATACACTTGGGGCATAAGGTACAAAACTTTCACATGAGTAACTGTCCAGTAAGGCAGATTTATTGTGTTTTTCTAGTGGCAATTAAAGAACAtattccctttttaaaaatagttcagGAGCCTAGTTCTGAAAGAACAGTCCTTGTCCCTCTTAAATTATTTCCTCATTGGAAGTTGGGATTGAGACTCACATGAACTCAGAAGTCATTATCCAAAGTGGAAGTGGAAGAGGCCTTTCTCCAGGTACACACAGGGGGAAAGCTTTGGCAGAGGTGAAGGAAATGTTTTCAGAAGGCAAACACAGCATCCCTGCTTTCCTCTCACCTGGCAAGTGCTTCATACCCAGGTCAACTCCAACAGGTTCCTTAATGccccctgctctggctgcac is part of the Anomalospiza imberbis isolate Cuckoo-Finch-1a 21T00152 chromosome 20, ASM3175350v1, whole genome shotgun sequence genome and harbors:
- the NSRP1 gene encoding nuclear speckle splicing regulatory protein 1 isoform X1, with the protein product MAALGKQYGLIMPKKLPQKNLVSKKLSVFADESDEEPTVGESLQKEALKKQAMKQTKLEIQKALEEDATVYEYDSIYDEMQQKKKESSAKMLAGNDDKKPRYIHNILKAAEIRKKEQERRMERKIQKEREMEGGEFAHKEAFVTSAYKKKLQERAEEEERERRESALEAYLDVTKQRDLSGFYRHLLNQRVGEEEMPKCSFREARIKEEKPDSQDEPNERNKCPSERQRVKPSKKENNPDADTDLGTDSSDDDKRHKHSKVNLKKKKRRENSVSSEEEVKHHKSQRHSRSPSSSSVEEEPRTKAQTSHQRGESRPSRRGSEEQYREKDYERSRTHEKDHQREREERHRHGDHTNRDHYRRREDQDDKQRGKERKEKEGHGREWRRAKEREEKGSEKEREKERTRNDKDNDREKERGEKYREREDHAKERREKYGSEEKKYRERRESTPTSLEKDGESDLGKERKGKDREVDEKGSTSSGVSEQKRKAGEEGEKGEKEQAQKAPEALSKFAKRSNEETVMSARDRYLARQMARVSTKPYIEKEED
- the NSRP1 gene encoding nuclear speckle splicing regulatory protein 1 isoform X2 yields the protein MPKKLPQKNLVSKKLSVFADESDEEPTVGESLQKEALKKQAMKQTKLEIQKALEEDATVYEYDSIYDEMQQKKKESSAKMLAGNDDKKPRYIHNILKAAEIRKKEQERRMERKIQKEREMEGGEFAHKEAFVTSAYKKKLQERAEEEERERRESALEAYLDVTKQRDLSGFYRHLLNQRVGEEEMPKCSFREARIKEEKPDSQDEPNERNKCPSERQRVKPSKKENNPDADTDLGTDSSDDDKRHKHSKVNLKKKKRRENSVSSEEEVKHHKSQRHSRSPSSSSVEEEPRTKAQTSHQRGESRPSRRGSEEQYREKDYERSRTHEKDHQREREERHRHGDHTNRDHYRRREDQDDKQRGKERKEKEGHGREWRRAKEREEKGSEKEREKERTRNDKDNDREKERGEKYREREDHAKERREKYGSEEKKYRERRESTPTSLEKDGESDLGKERKGKDREVDEKGSTSSGVSEQKRKAGEEGEKGEKEQAQKAPEALSKFAKRSNEETVMSARDRYLARQMARVSTKPYIEKEED